The Elaeis guineensis isolate ETL-2024a chromosome 14, EG11, whole genome shotgun sequence genome has a segment encoding these proteins:
- the LOC105057365 gene encoding wound-induced protein 1 has protein sequence MHWNTIFTASRTSHWHMASSKDGNKRLVESLYEALSRGDTEAVAGLMAEDLEWWFHGPRRCEHMRRVLTGEAGHGDHFRFVPRRVTEVGEGGWVVAEGWEGDQAYWVHAWAVEDGVITRFREYFNTWVTVRELSPRMPTEASSSRGSREAPALWQSEALVHLRRSLPTLVLAI, from the coding sequence ATGCATTGGAATACCATCTTCACCGCTTCCAGAACCTCACATTGGCATATGGCGTCTTCGAAGGACGGCAACAAGCGGTTGGTGGAGTCGCTCTACGAAGCGTTGTCACGGGGGGATACAGAGGCGGTGGCTGGGTTGATGGCGGAGGACTTGGAGTGGTGGTTCCACGGGCCACGGCGGTGCGAGCACATGCGGCGGGTGCTGACAGGGGAGGCGGGGCACGGAGATCACTTCCGGTTCGTCCCACGGAGGGTGACGGAGGTGGGGGAGGGGGGGTGGGTGGTGGCGGAGGGGTGGGAGGGGGACCAGGCCTACTGGGTCCATGCCTGGGCCGTGGAGGACGGGGTCATCACCCGGTTCAGGGAGTACTTCAACACCTGGGTCACTGTGAGGGAGCTCAGCCCGCGAATGCCGACCGAGGCCAGCAGCTCCAGGGGAAGCCGGGAGGCCCCGGCCTTGTGGCAGAGTGAGGCCCTGGTGCACCTGCGACGTTCCCTGCCAACGCTGGTGCTCGCCATTTGA
- the LOC105057173 gene encoding sex determination protein tasselseed-2: protein MTIVEVMPEQNHPGISILSWETGSPQHKRLEGKVAIVTGGARGIGEATVRLFVRHGAKVVIADIEDSLGESLAASLAPLATFVHCDVGSEPDVERLVDRTLGRYGRLDVLVNNAGVLGRQARAAKSIMALDADELDRVMRVNVRGAALGMKHAARAMVAGGRVGSIVSVASVAGVMGGMGPHAYTASKHALVGLTKNAACELGARGIRVNCVSPFGVATRMLVDAWRDGEEGVDLGTPSEEEVEKMEEFVRGLANLKGPTLTARDVAEAALYLASDEAKYVSGHNLVVDGGVTTSRNLIGL from the exons ATGACTATTGTGGAAGTGATGCCGGAGCAAAACCATCCAGGGATCTCCATTCTGAGTTGGGAAACCGGCTCTCCCCAACACAAAAG ACTGGAAGGAAAGGTGGCCATAGTGACGGGCGGCGCCCGCGGCATCGGCGAAGCCACCGTCCGCCTCTTCGTCCGCCACGGCGCCAAGGTCGTCATCGCCGACATCGAGGACTCCCTCGGCGAGTCCCTGGCCGCCTCCCTCGCCCCCTTGGCCACCTTCGTCCACTGCGACGTCGGCTCCGAGCCCGACGTCGAGCGGCTGGTGGACCGCACCCTGGGGCGCTACGGGCGGCTCGACGTCCTCGTCAACAACGCCGGCGTGCTCGGCCGGCAGGCACGCGCGGCCAAGAGCATCATGGCGCTCGACGCCGACGAGCTGGACCGGGTGATGCGCGTCAACGTGCGGGGCGCGGCGCTGGGGATGAAGCACGCGGCGCGGGCGATGGTGGCCGGGGGCCGGGTGGGGAGCATCGTGTCGGTGGCGAGCGTGGCCGGGGTGATGGGGGGGATGGGCCCACACGCGTACACGGCGTCGAAACACGCGCTGGTGGGCCTCACCAAGAACGCCGCGTGCGAGCTGGGGGCGCGGGGGATCCGGGTGAACTGCGTCTCGCCGTTCGGGGTGGCCACCCGCATGCTGGTGGACGCATGGCGGGACGGCGAGGAGGGGGTGGATCTCGGGACTCCGAGCGAGGAGGAGGTGGAGAAGATGGAGGAGTTCGTGAGGGGGCTGGCGAATCTCAAAGGGCCGACGCTGACGGCGAGGGATGTCGCCGAGGCGGCGCTGTACCTGGCGAGCGACGAGGCCAAGTATGTCAGTGGGCACAACCTTGTGGTGGATGGAGGTGTCACCACCTCAAGAAATCTTATTGGATTGTAG